The Candidatus Dechloromonas phosphoritropha genome includes a region encoding these proteins:
- a CDS encoding class I SAM-dependent methyltransferase — protein sequence MAQLILLPGKERSAFKLHHPWLFAGAVGRLEGRARPGDTVEVLADNLRPLGRAAYSPRSQIRARFWTFDPEESVDDAFFKRSIAAAVARRQALPELRGQSGLRLIHAESDGLPGVIADRYGDTVVVQLTSAGADKWRNAIVAGLVKATDCARIYERSDSEVRGLEGLEPTTGWLHGAAPDALLNIEENGVRLAVDIVGGHKTGFYLDQRDNRALISRLTAGREVLNCFCYSGGFSLQALAGGAASVLSIDSSGPALEQARKSLALNPQLPAERAEWLEADVFLALREFRKEGRLFDLIVLDPPKFAPSAAHAERAARAYKDINLLGLRLLKAGGLLMTYSCSGGIGLELFQKIVAGAALDAGREARIVRRLTGSADHPVALNFPEGEYLKGLLLQVD from the coding sequence ATGGCTCAGCTCATTCTCCTGCCGGGCAAGGAGCGTTCCGCGTTCAAGCTGCACCATCCGTGGCTGTTTGCCGGCGCGGTCGGGCGTCTTGAAGGCCGGGCGCGGCCGGGCGATACCGTCGAGGTGCTGGCCGACAACCTGCGGCCGCTGGGTCGGGCCGCCTACAGCCCACGGTCGCAGATTCGCGCGCGTTTCTGGACCTTCGACCCCGAGGAGTCGGTCGACGATGCCTTCTTCAAGCGCAGCATCGCCGCCGCCGTGGCGCGCCGTCAAGCCTTGCCCGAACTGCGTGGTCAGTCGGGACTGCGTCTGATCCATGCCGAATCCGACGGGCTGCCTGGCGTCATCGCCGACCGGTATGGCGACACGGTTGTCGTACAACTGACCTCGGCGGGCGCCGACAAGTGGCGCAATGCCATTGTCGCAGGTCTCGTCAAGGCGACCGACTGCGCGCGCATCTACGAGCGTTCCGACTCCGAGGTCCGTGGCCTCGAAGGCCTGGAGCCGACGACCGGCTGGCTGCATGGCGCGGCGCCGGATGCGCTGCTGAACATTGAGGAAAACGGCGTCCGGCTGGCGGTCGACATCGTGGGTGGGCACAAAACCGGCTTCTATCTCGACCAGCGCGACAACCGCGCTCTGATCAGCCGACTGACGGCTGGCAGGGAAGTTCTGAACTGTTTCTGCTACTCCGGCGGATTTTCGCTGCAGGCGCTGGCAGGCGGGGCGGCGAGCGTACTCTCCATCGACTCGTCCGGCCCGGCGCTCGAGCAGGCGCGGAAGAGTCTGGCGCTCAATCCGCAGTTGCCGGCGGAACGCGCAGAATGGCTCGAGGCCGATGTCTTCCTCGCCTTGCGCGAATTCCGCAAGGAGGGCCGGCTGTTCGACCTGATCGTCCTCGATCCGCCCAAGTTCGCGCCGTCCGCCGCCCATGCCGAGCGCGCCGCGCGAGCCTACAAGGACATCAACCTGCTCGGCCTGCGTCTGTTAAAAGCGGGCGGTCTGCTGATGACCTATTCGTGTTCCGGCGGCATCGGCCTTGAACTGTTCCAGAAGATCGTCGCCGGCGCGGCGCTCGATGCCGGCCGCGAGGCGCGCATCGTCCGTCGCCTTACGGGGTCCGCCGACCATCCGGTGGCCCTCAATTTCCCGGAAGGCGAGTATCTCAAGGGTCTGCTGCTCCAGGTGGACTGA